A stretch of Deltaproteobacteria bacterium DNA encodes these proteins:
- a CDS encoding HEAT repeat domain-containing protein, which yields MPLTREMDSPLLSEDEALRKASLLAITNVPTPEAAKAVINALLHFLKERPEVAPEFEHVLYTPPLGPLAEEPLLQLLDEDDDAVREEAAYILFRLKIRSSSRARMLKALTDDDSHWVRAYAAKALAMLQGSGAGAQLATAIDDEATLEAIARMGEALALTGDASHAAVLRDQAEQLRERSAPPDAVQPDLWVKSAGEIALLFDALAAHLEGQAPAGATLEARGDNAWRYSHPDLGTIEVGGGPSFFGYAARVTRGEGVEVLELDSHDAMKLLAQSDRV from the coding sequence ATGCCGCTCACGCGCGAGATGGACAGCCCGCTGCTGTCCGAGGACGAGGCGCTGCGCAAGGCCTCGCTCCTGGCGATCACCAACGTGCCCACGCCCGAGGCGGCGAAGGCCGTTATCAACGCTTTGTTACATTTCCTGAAGGAGCGCCCCGAGGTCGCGCCCGAGTTCGAGCACGTGCTGTACACGCCGCCGCTGGGTCCGCTCGCGGAAGAGCCGCTGCTGCAGCTGCTCGACGAGGACGACGACGCCGTCCGCGAAGAGGCCGCGTACATCCTCTTCCGGCTCAAGATTCGATCGAGCTCGCGCGCGCGAATGTTGAAAGCGCTGACCGACGACGACAGCCACTGGGTCCGCGCCTACGCGGCCAAGGCGCTGGCGATGCTTCAAGGCTCGGGTGCGGGTGCGCAGCTCGCGACGGCGATCGACGACGAGGCCACGCTGGAGGCCATCGCGCGCATGGGCGAGGCGCTCGCCCTCACCGGCGACGCGTCGCACGCGGCGGTGCTTCGCGATCAGGCCGAGCAGCTCCGCGAGAGAAGCGCGCCGCCCGATGCCGTTCAGCCGGATCTCTGGGTCAAGTCGGCCGGAGAGATCGCGTTGCTCTTCGACGCGCTCGCGGCGCACCTCGAGGGCCAGGCGCCCGCGGGCGCGACGCTGGAAGCGCGCGGCGACAACGCCTGGCGCTATTCGCACCCGGACCTTGGCACCATCGAGGTCGGCGGCGGGCCGAGCTTCTTCGGCTATGCGGCGCGGGTGACGCGGGGCGAGGGCGTGGAGGTGCTGGAGCTCGACTCGCACGACGCGATGAAGCTGCTCGCTCAGTCCGATCGCGTCTGA
- a CDS encoding trypsin-like peptidase domain-containing protein: protein MRRLSVLASLALLAGCTTAETKPEAPLARTSRRTTVKQVLKSSVRVHVLDGTEVRRAATGVVVEVIDSGGHPTSYVVTNEHVVEKADLKQVTYQVLVDGPKGATAYPATLLAEGAVPSVDLAVLTVPGVRLDAATLASDDELAVGDDVVVVGAPYGRGLTVCGGMLSMVEVGDGRPTQLKTDAPVGYGASGGGLFSVETGHLLGVVEGYRTAQVQVPGEGGGYTFDVPMPGETFAASVAKLRRFLEEKCPRRESIAVSN, encoded by the coding sequence ATGCGCCGCTTGTCCGTCCTCGCCTCGCTGGCCCTCCTCGCCGGATGCACAACCGCCGAGACGAAGCCCGAGGCGCCGCTGGCGCGCACGAGCCGACGGACGACGGTGAAGCAGGTGCTGAAGAGCTCGGTGCGCGTGCACGTCCTCGACGGCACGGAGGTGCGTCGCGCGGCGACCGGCGTGGTCGTCGAAGTCATCGATTCGGGCGGCCACCCGACCTCGTACGTGGTCACCAACGAGCACGTGGTCGAGAAGGCCGATCTCAAGCAGGTGACCTACCAGGTGCTCGTCGACGGACCGAAAGGCGCGACGGCTTACCCGGCCACGCTGCTCGCCGAGGGCGCCGTGCCCAGCGTGGATCTGGCCGTGCTCACCGTGCCGGGCGTGCGCCTGGATGCCGCCACGCTCGCCAGCGATGACGAGCTCGCCGTGGGCGACGATGTCGTCGTCGTGGGCGCGCCGTACGGCCGCGGGCTCACCGTCTGCGGCGGCATGCTGAGCATGGTCGAGGTCGGCGACGGCCGGCCCACGCAGCTCAAGACCGACGCGCCCGTGGGCTACGGCGCCTCGGGCGGCGGCCTCTTCTCGGTCGAGACCGGGCACCTGCTCGGTGTCGTCGAGGGCTACCGCACCGCGCAGGTGCAGGTGCCAGGGGAGGGCGGCGGCTACACCTTCGACGTGCCCATGCCCGGCGAGACCTTCGCCGCCTCGGTGGCCAAGCTGCGCCGCTTCCTCGAGGAGAAGTGCCCCAGGCGCGAGTCGATCGCCGTCAGCAACTGA
- a CDS encoding Spy/CpxP family protein refolding chaperone codes for MYPGMMGWWKYARSHRGECGGDEASCGPGGWHGHRGGGGWHGGHGGGDDDVGGSAFGVRRPLRFLAYKLELDDEQVATLARILDELKVERAQAEVDRRRTVGAFADALEGEAFDAGKATEGGELRVKSAQKLREAVVDALQKMHGVLRPDQRKQLAYLIRTGALLI; via the coding sequence ATGTACCCAGGCATGATGGGTTGGTGGAAGTACGCCCGCAGTCACCGCGGAGAGTGCGGTGGCGACGAGGCGAGCTGTGGTCCCGGCGGCTGGCACGGGCACCGCGGCGGTGGCGGCTGGCACGGCGGCCACGGCGGCGGCGACGACGACGTGGGCGGCAGCGCCTTCGGCGTGCGCCGGCCCCTGCGCTTCCTGGCCTACAAGCTCGAGCTGGACGACGAGCAGGTGGCCACGCTGGCGCGCATCCTCGACGAGCTGAAGGTCGAGCGCGCCCAGGCCGAGGTGGACCGGCGGCGCACCGTGGGCGCGTTCGCGGATGCGCTCGAGGGCGAGGCCTTCGACGCGGGCAAGGCCACTGAAGGCGGCGAGCTCCGCGTGAAGAGCGCCCAGAAGCTGCGCGAGGCCGTGGTGGATGCCCTGCAGAAGATGCACGGGGTGCTCCGGCCCGACCAGCGCAAGCAGCTGGCCTACCTCATCCGCACCGGCGCGCTGCTGATCTGA
- a CDS encoding cytidine/deoxycytidylate deaminase family protein: MGRSDWDTYFMEIARVVATRATCDRKHVGAVLVRDRTILSTGYNGSIRGLAHCDEVGHMMENGHCVATVHAEANAIIQSAKNGVGIDGATIYTTASPCWPCFKLIGNAGINRIVYGEFYRDERIFDFAKKLNIELVGLGPASVPPKPLG, from the coding sequence ATGGGCCGCAGCGACTGGGACACCTACTTCATGGAGATCGCCCGGGTGGTGGCCACGCGCGCCACCTGCGATCGCAAGCACGTGGGCGCGGTGCTGGTGCGCGACCGCACCATCCTCTCCACCGGCTACAACGGCTCCATCCGCGGGCTGGCCCACTGCGACGAGGTGGGCCACATGATGGAGAACGGCCACTGCGTGGCCACGGTGCACGCCGAGGCGAACGCGATCATCCAGTCGGCCAAGAACGGCGTGGGCATCGACGGCGCCACCATCTACACCACCGCCAGCCCGTGCTGGCCGTGCTTCAAGCTCATCGGCAACGCGGGGATCAACCGCATCGTCTACGGCGAGTTCTACCGGGACGAGCGCATCTTCGACTTCGCGAAGAAGCTGAACATCGAACTGGTGGGCCTGGGGCCTGCGTCGGTGCCGCCCAAGCCGCTGGGTTAG
- a CDS encoding NUDIX hydrolase, translating into MQPHQARLLALLEHFLPADDLEERHLEAIRALVSSSADCFSRTHWVPGHITGSAFIVDPARRQMLLHHHKKLDRWLQMGGHDDGERDAAATALREAREESGLAKVEWPPGERRVLDVDVHEIPARKEDPAHQHHDVRFLFYAESTQPLSMDAQESNALAWIPLADAAAKMGEEGAKRVVAKIDRLLASHQPPATSH; encoded by the coding sequence ATGCAGCCACATCAGGCCCGCTTGTTGGCTCTCCTCGAGCACTTTCTTCCAGCCGATGACCTCGAGGAGCGGCACCTCGAGGCCATTCGCGCGCTGGTGTCGAGCTCGGCCGACTGCTTCTCGCGGACGCACTGGGTGCCGGGGCACATCACGGGCAGCGCGTTCATCGTGGACCCCGCGCGGCGGCAGATGCTCCTTCACCACCACAAGAAGCTCGATCGCTGGTTGCAGATGGGCGGCCACGACGACGGCGAGCGCGACGCGGCGGCCACGGCGCTCCGCGAGGCGCGCGAGGAGAGCGGGTTGGCGAAGGTGGAATGGCCGCCGGGCGAGCGGCGCGTCCTCGACGTGGACGTGCACGAGATCCCCGCGCGCAAAGAAGATCCCGCGCACCAGCACCACGACGTGCGTTTCCTGTTCTACGCCGAGTCCACGCAGCCGCTCTCCATGGACGCGCAGGAGTCGAACGCGCTGGCCTGGATTCCGCTCGCCGACGCGGCCGCCAAGATGGGTGAAGAAGGGGCCAAGCGCGTCGTCGCAAAGATCGATCGGCTGCTGGCCAGCCACCAGCCACCAGCCACCAGCCACTAG
- a CDS encoding class I SAM-dependent methyltransferase produces MSSFPPALLVEGRRVPGSLEALRRLVRALDVQPGERVLLLGAGDGTSLRVLARDAGANVTAVEWDPKLVAALEARVRDEALSGRVTVRQGDVAGLPSQGFESVLVDTLPPPGSITEFAAKLRELLVVNGRLGITLPVAVGLSTQEPVQTFWSHELGMPLQRPTATLGLIEKAGYEPQWAESLSDELMAEYYRLLDEQVQTADPAVAERAKKAIELFRTGPGRTGASHAMLVARRREPGEKPPPARTAG; encoded by the coding sequence ATGTCGAGCTTTCCCCCAGCGCTCCTGGTTGAGGGCCGCCGCGTTCCCGGCTCGCTCGAGGCGCTGCGGCGGCTGGTGCGCGCGCTCGACGTCCAGCCCGGCGAGCGCGTGCTGCTCCTCGGCGCGGGCGACGGCACCAGCCTGCGGGTGCTCGCGCGCGACGCGGGCGCCAACGTGACCGCCGTGGAGTGGGACCCCAAGCTCGTGGCTGCGCTCGAGGCGCGGGTGCGCGACGAGGCGCTCTCGGGCCGGGTGACGGTGCGCCAGGGCGATGTGGCCGGGCTGCCTTCGCAGGGCTTCGAGTCGGTGCTGGTGGACACGCTGCCGCCGCCGGGCTCGATCACCGAATTCGCCGCCAAGCTGCGCGAGCTGCTGGTCGTCAACGGGCGGCTGGGGATCACCCTGCCTGTCGCCGTGGGACTCTCGACGCAGGAGCCGGTGCAGACCTTCTGGTCGCACGAGCTGGGCATGCCCCTGCAGCGCCCCACCGCCACGCTCGGGCTCATCGAGAAGGCCGGCTACGAGCCGCAGTGGGCAGAGTCGCTCTCCGACGAGCTCATGGCCGAGTACTACCGGCTCCTCGACGAGCAGGTGCAGACCGCGGATCCCGCAGTGGCCGAGCGCGCCAAGAAGGCCATCGAGCTCTTCCGCACCGGGCCTGGTCGCACGGGCGCGTCGCACGCGATGCTGGTCGCGCGGCGCCGCGAGCCGGGTGAGAAGCCGCCACCCGCGCGCACGGCTGGCTAG
- a CDS encoding DUF493 domain-containing protein: protein MPDLPPLISYPVDYEYKVIGRAEADFEGFVRGLVSGALKQPIADSQVEVKPSSAGKFASVRIKVRLENEEQRVAVYTALSNQPRIVFYL from the coding sequence ATGCCCGATCTTCCGCCGCTCATCTCGTACCCGGTGGACTACGAGTACAAGGTCATCGGCCGTGCCGAGGCGGACTTCGAAGGCTTCGTGCGCGGGCTGGTGTCGGGCGCGCTCAAGCAGCCCATCGCGGATTCCCAGGTGGAGGTGAAGCCCAGCAGCGCGGGCAAGTTCGCCTCGGTGCGCATCAAAGTCCGGCTGGAGAACGAGGAGCAGCGGGTGGCCGTGTACACCGCCCTTTCCAACCAGCCCCGAATCGTGTTCTACCTCTGA
- a CDS encoding PhoH family protein produces MKKTFILDTNVLLHDPKALFAFDDNDVVVPIYCIEEIDQFKRDLSELGRNARQVSRILDGFRAKGNLGEGVRNDRGGLMRVLFSERNLPKEMGNQGENDSRILAVALDVRDSEAGASAIFVTKDTNLRIRADALGLTAEDFDSERVEISDLYTGITELPVAGNLIDAFYKNGESELPSGVELFSNQYVLLKDESNPSHSAMGKVNGQRARIVPLLRSNKEGVWGIRPRNMEQSFALDLLLNDDIKMVTMVGKAGTGKTLLAIAAGLHKTMEEGIFHKLLVSRPIFPLGRDIGYLPGDVEQKLNPWMQPIFDNVEFLMNLSRAEKRAGRSYTELMDLGILEIEPLTYIRGRSIPNQFIIVDEAQNLTPHEVKTIITRAGDGTKIVLTGDPYQIDNPYVDSTNNGLVHVVNRFKQEKIAGHITMSKGERSELAELAANLL; encoded by the coding sequence ATGAAAAAGACCTTCATCCTCGACACCAACGTCCTGTTGCACGACCCCAAGGCGCTGTTCGCCTTCGACGACAACGACGTGGTGGTGCCCATCTACTGCATCGAGGAAATCGACCAGTTCAAACGAGACCTCTCCGAGCTCGGGCGCAACGCCCGGCAGGTCTCGCGAATCCTCGATGGCTTCCGCGCCAAGGGAAACCTCGGCGAGGGCGTCCGCAACGACCGCGGCGGCCTGATGCGGGTGCTCTTCAGCGAGCGCAACCTGCCCAAGGAGATGGGCAACCAGGGCGAGAACGACTCGCGCATCCTGGCGGTGGCGCTCGACGTGCGCGACTCGGAGGCCGGCGCCTCGGCGATCTTCGTCACCAAGGACACCAACCTCCGCATCCGCGCAGACGCCCTGGGCCTGACCGCCGAGGACTTCGACAGCGAGCGCGTGGAGATCAGCGATCTCTACACGGGCATCACCGAGCTGCCCGTGGCGGGCAACCTGATCGACGCCTTCTACAAGAACGGCGAGAGCGAGCTGCCGAGCGGCGTGGAGCTGTTCTCCAACCAGTACGTGCTGCTCAAGGACGAGTCGAACCCGTCGCACTCGGCGATGGGCAAGGTGAACGGCCAGCGCGCGCGCATCGTGCCGCTCCTTCGCAGCAACAAGGAAGGCGTCTGGGGCATCCGGCCGCGCAACATGGAGCAGAGCTTCGCGCTCGACCTGTTGCTCAACGACGACATCAAGATGGTGACGATGGTGGGCAAGGCGGGCACGGGCAAGACGCTGCTCGCCATTGCCGCCGGGCTCCACAAGACGATGGAAGAGGGCATCTTCCACAAGCTGCTGGTGAGCCGGCCCATCTTCCCGCTCGGTCGGGACATCGGGTACCTGCCGGGCGACGTGGAGCAGAAGCTCAACCCGTGGATGCAGCCCATCTTCGACAACGTGGAGTTCCTGATGAACCTCTCGCGCGCGGAGAAGCGCGCGGGCCGGAGCTACACGGAGCTGATGGACCTGGGCATCCTGGAGATCGAGCCGCTCACGTACATCCGCGGCCGGTCGATTCCCAACCAGTTCATCATCGTGGACGAGGCGCAGAACCTCACGCCGCACGAGGTGAAGACCATCATCACCCGCGCAGGCGACGGCACGAAGATCGTGCTCACCGGCGACCCGTACCAGATCGACAACCCCTACGTGGACAGCACCAACAACGGCCTGGTGCACGTGGTGAACCGCTTCAAGCAGGAGAAGATCGCGGGCCACATCACCATGAGCAAGGGCGAGCGCTCGGAGCTCGCCGAGCTTGCCGCCAACCTGCTCTAG